The following nucleotide sequence is from Aptenodytes patagonicus chromosome 6, bAptPat1.pri.cur, whole genome shotgun sequence.
aaaaaaaaaaaaacaaaaacaaacaaaaaacaaaacccaaacccagcaaaacaaaaaaaaccacaccacaacCTTTtcctcagaatattttaatatttctctagAATGGTTTAAAACCAAGCTAAATAATTTTGCCTCTTGAGCATCTAGTAGAGATTGTCCACTTGAAACATTCTTTTGATTGCCAGCATTTGACTACTTTGGTAATCTGGATAAGTTGATTAATTGGATAGCCTGGCTGATTTATTTCAGGAACAGcatcttcctgtttttttctcctgtcttatttGTTCTCTGCATTTTGGGACTTTCTATATATCCAGCTTGGTAACAATAATGAATATAGGTGGCTCAGTTTTATCTCCCTTTTCTAAGGGAAAAGTCCTCAATGCTGTATCTCTGTCTGGCCTATCCCATGCTTATCCCATTTGTACTCCTTCACTTTCCCACCTTGTCTTTTGAATCAATTGGCAATTCTTTCCATAGTGTTAGCTTTTGTGAAATCAAAGGGCTGAACAGATGGGATGCCTCCTGTACTCACTgtagtgagagagagaaattgaaGCGTAAACTCGGATCGTTTAGGTCCTAGGTAATCCATGAGGAGGTGAGAGATCATGTAAATGCTTCAAATGCAGTTCAGTCATAACATGGTAATTCTTAAACTTACTATTCTAAACTGACAATAATCGCACTAAACTAAATCTCAAGAGTACATTGGAGGTACAGTAATTGAACAGACAAATAAATTGAACAGTAGTGGGTTACGTAGATGTGTGATTGCAGAGCCTTGTAACTGAAACATGAGCACGTAACTTTGTATGTTGGTAAGTTACCAGTATGTATGCTTTCAATGCCTGTAGGTATTCAGCAAGTACTATAGATGCCTTGGAAATGATGGATGATGACAAGGTCGACCTTGACCTTATAGCAGCACTTATCAGACACATCGTTTTGGAAGAAGAGGTACGCTTCTGTCTCTTATCATCACATTTTAATGATGTGACTGAATTGTGGTCAGTGGCTGTTGGGAATGTCAGAGCTGATAGTTAGCTTGACTTATCATACAGATATAAAgaagaagaatttttttgttttgctcttctgaGAAGTAACCTCATGGCTTTAAATATCTAATTACTATTTAAGCCCTGAATTTAGAACGTGGTTAGTTTCAGTGTTTGTTGAAATGATGGGATAGAATCCATGTTTAAAGGGGAGCATACAGCTAAGTATTTTCTTGAATAGAGGTTGTGGGTTTTAATGAGAGCTATGTACATAAGAAACTTGGAAAACTTACAAATACATCTGATACGCTCATTTATGGTCCCTTCTGAGCAAGGGATAAAAAAGCCTGAATTCTTTCTCTGACAGTAGAGATTGTCTTGTAAATAAAACGGGATAGGTATCTGAAGGTTTGGGTGCCATTTTGATTCAGattgctgcattttttcccttcaaattaaTTATACACCTTAGTTATTTGATGGAAAGTAAGAtaattacaaattaaattttaactttCAGTTCTTTCTGTGACTCTGTGTGTTTGTCAAAGGCAGTATTCCTTGTAGTCTGTAGTAAAAGTTACATTTTGTGAAATAGCTGTAGAAAACTGTCTGAAAACCTCTTTAATGTACAACTAAATCTCCCAGCaatgggagggagagggcaagagCAATACTTAGAGTTGATGTTCACTGCCTCATGTCTTCACTGTGCAGTTGGCTTTAATGGTTTTCCTGCCTGAGTAATCTAAATATGACTTCGATGCTGTGAAGACTGAATTTTTATACAGCCTAGCAAAAGTCTAGTCACATTTACCAAACACACAGCTAGGAGACTCTTCCAACTTTCAGCTTGTCAAGATTAGTAGTTAATACAGCTGCATTAATAGTTATTCCCAAATGTGCCTTACCTTGTTATTTAGTAATAACATCATCAGAATATTAATATCAGAAGGATCCTGTGCCTGAAGCAGTGACAAACATGAAGTAAGAATAACTTCTGTTACCATAGGTATAATGTATGTAGATTTTTCATAACCTGAAGTTATATATTTGTTCCTGTGTTCAAAAATGTCTGTGGACGAGCTGACACTTTGGCTGATTCCTTAAAGAgaattttgattatttaaaatattaatatttcagttgATAGATCATTTAAGCTGTGGATAATGAGGATGAGTTGCTGTTTCatattttgttcttcctgtgTTGAAAATTATACATTagtttctctctgttttatttgCAGCTCAAATTCTTCTAGTGTTGACATGGCAGTGTTTAAAACACTGCaggggaaaaatgtttaaaatcaaatttttatTTAGGTTCAGATAAATATATGTAGCTAACTCTTTTATGGAAAACAGTCTTATAAACTTTGTTCCAAATTTGAGTCAATGAGTTTTCAAATATCACCTATCCAACATGTATGTATCAGTGTGCAAGTAGCTGGTTCTTTGCATAGCATTTAGTTTATTCTAACCTCTTTTCCCTTCACTCCCTCTTTTATATATAGGATGGTGCAATTCTAGTGTTTCTTCCAGGCTGGGACAACATTAGCACTTTGCATGATCTCTTGATGTCACAAGTCATGTTTAAGTCAGGTAAAAACAAAGTTTTACATGGGAATTCTAGCAGTAGTGTTAGTGGCAAATTCTTAATTTTTGCATGTGATTGCTGGTATTGcactggatatttttttttcccccgtctcTCCTCTCAAAATGATTGCAGTGTGTTCAgcattttttgcatttctgtggtATCTTTCATCTGCTAATGATAACTCATTTTCCTCAGTGTAGGAGTGAACAATCTGAAAAAGCATCTCAGAcctgcatctttttccttttgttctttcctgTAGCTATGATAACTTCCATCCAAAACTAAACTCTTTCTTCATTCTGTGTTCGTTTCCTCTTTTCTTGATTCTTCAGCAGCTTCTGTCACTGCTTTGCTGATAGTTCTTTTAAATCCTATTTATTCCTAGAAGCTTTTTTAATAGGACACTAAAATACCCTACGCCTGTCTGATATGCTTTAATGTCCTGTTTGCATAACTCATATTTTCATCTAACTTGTCTAACTATGCTCTTGACTATTCAGATAGTTGTCTTACAGTTCATGTTGTGTACATTCTATAGATAAAGAATTTCAGTTTATTGAAAGATTGAGTGTCAGTTTATTTATTAAACTTGAgcaattattaaataatttgagaatttaaaaatgaaatataaattacCGTACATAACTTCATGTATTTTCTTAAACTTGTCAAGTCATCAtagcataataaaaaaagatcCTTATACCTTTTTACTTTAGAATTTGCCATTATGATACATATACCTGTGAATTCAGAATAAGAAACAGTAGACTTACTTGCAGCATATTTTCTCTATTCTGCATAGTTGATTTTCCTGTAAAATTAAAGTTTCTGTGCTTACACCATATCtcttactgatttttaattttcagatagGTTTATTATCATACCTTTACATTCATTGATGCCTACTGTTAACCAGACTCAggtatgcttttcttttattgtaaTATTTCACAACTACAAAAATTAATTAAGCATATGTTTGGTTTTGGCAAACATATAAATGGGCCATGGATAATTACAGGTTTTTAAGAAGACCCCGCCAGGAGTAAGGAAAATCGTGATTGCTACCAACATTGCAGAGACTAGGTAAATAGCTAGCTATACAGACCAAAAAAAGCTATACGTTTTATAAAATAAACGAAAGTGGTAATCCAAAGTATAAACCTGtttaatatttctaaaatatgtttttgtatttgtacCATTCATTTATAACACTTTATCTTCAGAAATGTTTATAGACTAAACAGGCGTTTTCCTTTAAttgttttaaacaattaaaaCGTGAATGTTACTATAAAGGCTTGCCTTTGTTGTACATGATAAATCTGAGctgcctgtcctctctgcagACTTCATAACTCCATGTGATGACTTTGCCAGACCTAGGAGAATAAATCAAGCTGTTTCTTGAACTGCTTAGTAACGTAATCCTTAATGAAATGCCaaacacaaatttttttttattgttggctCACGGTTTGGGAGGGGGTAAAGAGAGGCTAAACCTCTTTAAAATCCTAGGGCAAGCTTGCAAAGATGaagagttgcattttttttttctctcttcttttaaacAGCATTACAATAGATGACGTAGTGTTCGTTATAGATGgtggaaaaataaaggaaactcaCTTTGACACACAGAACAACATTAGCACAATGGCAGCAGAGTGGGTTAGTAAAGCTAATGCCAAGCAGAGGAAAGGTCGAGCAGGAAGGTAAGAATAATGGGGATAGTTAGAAAAGTTTTGTGATGATAAGTTTACATCAGTCTTGGAGCACGTGGTGCTGAAGATACTACTTTGTTATTCGTATGTTCAGAAGTAGATGCTAGCACAACTGTCTCTTGTTCTTAGGGAAAGAATGGTTTCTTTGTCTTTCTAGGAAACTGACTTGTGCTGTGTTTAACTCAGAGTTTCCCTCCTTACAGAAGAATAagtccagcattttttttaaatttttgttggtAGCGTTTACCTTCACACCTAATTTATGAGACTATGATACATTAAAGTGAAAATTGCCTACAAATTAGTATCACTTAGCTATATAccaaatttttttgaaatttctctccctctcaaaATACCTTGtggaatattttctctctttttcagactTAGAGTTCTTCTCTGGTCTCTTCATTACTCCTTTTAAGCAGTTGATAGGAGGTTTCTGTGTCCTGCATGCCTTTTTTCCTGTCGATGGGTCTgtgtttcagaaagctgaaatggCTTTTATAATTGAATACGTTTCAGTTCTAATTCCTTGAGGTGTTTTGGAAAGCTGTTTATAAACAAACACAATCATCATGTCACAGTGtcgtaggggggaaaaaaaacccaattgtttatttaaataattccagaGTTCAGCCAGGCCACTGTTACCATCTATACAACGGACTACGTGCTAGCCTTCTAGATGATTATCAGTTACCAGAGATCTTGAGGACACCTTTGGAAGAACTCTGTTTACAAATCAAGGTAAACATATGAATCTTcaaacatatttattatttacttttccaTTGGAATAAGAAGTTGAGAGATTAAGTTAATGCAACTGTGAGCCTAGGGTTGTCTTCAAGTCAAAATTCTGTTACACCAGAAATACGATACATTTAGCTAATGATTGCAGCAACTTTTGCAAAATGCATACTTGTATCTAGAAGTACCAAACCCAGGAAAATAGGATTGTCTAGtataaataaaagctgaagtCTACTAACAAACATTTGGactgtgcttcccccccccttcccaaatACCATTCAATCAGAGGAGCTTCAGTGAGAATGCCAGTGAGTCAAGGAATATGATGTCTTAAAAGAATTTTGCTAAAAAGTAGTTTTAGAACTGACGTGAGTTTCCTTTTTGGCAGTTTGTATTGAATTCCTTGTGCATGCATAAGGAATACCATGTGTATGCATACTGAATGAAGAATAGATCCTTATGTTTCAAATTTCATcatcaatacatttttaattttgaccTTAGTTCTTCATTAGTGAAATTCTAACTCAAGCTGTGAATTACTTCACGCTTTTTTAATTAGTGTGGTTACTGCTTTCTAGGTTTAGGTAGCCATCTTTCTCCAGTTgctgcaggtttttgttttgttttggtttttttctttcagattctaAAGCTTGGTGGAATTGCTTATTTTCTGAGCAAGCTAATGGATCCACCCTCTCGTGATGCTGTAATGTTGGCCATAAATCATCTAATGGAGCTGGTAAAGTATTGCTTAATGTACATGCAAGGAAAAATCTGTTTAGGACCATGTTACTACGTTGTTATCAGACAGTTCTGATTGTACAAGTCTAGACATTTGCAACCCCTTATCATATTGTGTAGACCCTTTATATATCTTCACTGAACGGAGGAAATAATTTCCCATTATGTTTATGGGCTGCATAGAGTAACTCGTGAGTTTCTAAATGACTCAAAACATATACATGCACCTCGCATTTCAGTTCCCTACAGATACTTATTTAACTCACTGCTTCTGTAACACCCTGCTCATGGCTGCATCCACCAAGTCTTCCTATCCCAGTCACATTAGTGAAGAGTTTGTGTTACTTTTTCTGTGGGCAAAGAAGGCATATAGGAGAAAGATCTTGTACGTCATTGCCCTTTTGgatgctggggaaggagaaattAATGACACATTTGTACTACTGACTTCTTGCCCTGGTATTATTTGTACAAATCCATTGTAGCAATAAATTGAAACATCTGATTTAGATGAAGGGCACTATTTAGTCTGATGGCATGATTCTATAAATGTTTAGATAAAATTCAGCCGTACATTTGGCGTTCTGTGACAATGCTGTATAGTAGCAAAGGGTAgagtaaataaaaacagaagtgaTATTGAGGGTAAAGATACAAGTCTAAAAATAAGCTTGATCAGGAGAATAGGAAGACAATTCTTCATGCTTTCGTCCAGAAAGAACTGAGCCCTAGTAAACCACTTGAAACACCATTAAAGACGGTTGCTGTTTTCTTGGATCTAACTGAGCATTTCAATTTCTCCATAACTTGCTTGATCACTCTTCTACCATACCTTATTACAGCTAGCTGCATTCTCTGGCTATTAGGCTTTCCTTTGTTCTGTAGGTATACTAGTGGCTATTTCAAGGAAATCCTCCCCATTTCAACTACTgtgtttattcttttttgctttttttcttcttgtgacaGAATGCTTTGGACAGACAAGAAGAACTGACTCCACTAGGTGTCCATTTAGCACGATTACCCGTTGAACCGCATATTGGAAAAATGATCCTCTTTGGAGCTTTATTCTGCTGCTTGGATCCAGTACTTACAATTGCAGCTAGCCTCAGCTTCAAAGACCCTTTTGTTATTCCTCTGGTAAAGTTTCTAAGAGGAGAATTACACAGAAGATTTTAAGAATCTCAGAAGGATATTGGGACTTACTGAGATGTTATAGTTTAAAAGCACGTTAATCTTATTTTCatgttaattacatttttattagtaaAAGATTGCCTGCACATACTATGAAGTATTGTCTTTGCCTACAGAATATCAGAAGTAGCTTTAATTTTCATGTATGTAGCATACAAAGTATTGCTGTATATATGTACCTTAATTAGGAAAAGAGAACTGGTGTGTCAGTCGTGAATATTTTATAGGCTCTAATTATTCTTAGGGCAAAGAGAAAGTAGCAGATGCAAGAAGAAAGGAACTGTCAAAGAACACTAAAAGTGATCATCTAACTGTGGTGAATGCTTTCACGGTAGGcatgttttaatgtgttttttcttctagaaTTTTAATTTGAGTAATGTGGATTATTCTAAGGAAAAAACTGATCAGTTTATGTTCTGAAGTATTTCTTTCTTGGCTTCTACAGAAAcataaaaccaaattaattttcacCCTTCTAATGTTGAGGAATCTTGTCTTCAGGCTCAATAACCTAATTTCTTGTGGATAAGTCTATGAAAGAGACAAAGGAAACATAATGTTATAGTTACCTTGCTGAAGTCATTAATTCTTGTCCTTCTGGCCTCTACAAGAGGCTGAAGCTGACTTCAGAAGTGTTGGAGATTTAGTTGTATAGTGTTGGGGCgagaagaagaggaaataaatggCCTGGAATGCCATTTCTACCCAGGACTGTTAATAGCAAGAAAGGAAGTTCTGGCAAACAGCTAGATTTCACTCCTCACCatggaaaaatgaagtttttgaTTCAAAATGTTGTAAAGTTGTGTTTTTCTACTCTGTACTGCGTATATATAAACAAAGAGATCAAAGGATTTACATTCTCTCTTGTAAGGAAAAATGTAACTATATTGTTTGTTGACCTCCAGTTTTTGCTGTCCTTACTTTTTTAGTATGTGCTCACTTACAAATGCCTTTGAACTACGGTTTTAATTTTTAGGGCTGGGAAGAGACTCGGCGTCGTGGTTTCAGAACTGAGAAAGACTATTGCTGGGAATATTTCCTATCTTCAAATACACTCCAGGTAACATCCTAGCAGTTTGAAAGAGAGGATCATGTCTgtggggaaaaggggaggagCCTTTTGGCACAGCATCATTCTGGGGCAATTTTTGTTATTTCCTAGATGCTGCATAACATGAAAGGACAGTTTGCAGAGCATCTCCTTGCAGCTGGATTTGTGAATAGCAGAGACCCCAAGGATCCCAAATCTAATATTAACTCAGGTAAACGgtggaaggaaatggaaaatttctGATAGCTGAAATCTCAGTTTGCAGAACTGCGTTATTTACTTTGCTGTCTTCTACAGATAATGAGAAGTTGCTCAAAGCGGTCATCTGTGCTGGTTTATATCCAAAAGTTGCAAAGATCCGGCCAAGCttcagcaaaaagagaaaaatgtaagggTTTGGTTTAATGTTGGTTTGTATTCGAGGTGTTTTCCACATTAGGTACTTTGGCAAGGTGAAGCAATGGCTTGAGTGCGTGAATGAATCTCTGTATAGCTCAATCATGGGTGTGGGTTACTTCATTTGAGAAAGGGTAGATGGGAGTAACTTGATTGTTGATCTTTACTTTGTTTAACACTTTGGATACCTGCTAGTCTGTGAAATAATTTGTGACCTTATCATGCCATGGATAATGTTACAATATATCAATAACACTGCTGCTAAAGGAGTACTACCATCATCTTTGAAACACTATCCATTCTTATTTCTTGGCAACATAGAGCCCAGAAATTCCAGTCTGTTGATTTATCACTACTTATATTATCAGACTGTTTATTCTTATTAACTGTTCTCACAGTAACAGTATACTCGTCAGAATATAGACATCCTTCTTTATGGACCTGATTTAAGACAGAATGAAGGGTTGaacatttggatttatttttctgggtGTGTAATGTTGAAACAGCAAGCTAGGAGCAATCATTATGCCTATAactaaaaaaaacaagcaaaaaaacccccaagtgaTTATTTCTATGGATGGAGTAAGAATAGGTAGTCAAAATTCTACCTTAGATTGCATAATTTAGACCCGTCTATAGCTGACACTGCTAGTCAATTGATACTCCCTTTTAAACTGAGACCAGCGTGCTGGAGTCACCTAAATGCAGCAAGTTTGCAAACGTGATGCAAGTTACTGTGTCACTGTATCTTTGCCACGTGGTGGAGCTACGTgtaagccagctgcccaggaagGTTCAATTTTATGATCCACTGAACAAGAGATTTGTTACGCTAACCACCTTGCTGGAGATGCTCTCCCACTCGctgtttctgtttgaaaacacTGAACTCCGTGTTTTGCAAAATACTTCTGCACACAGGGAGTAGAGAGCTCAGTGATCCACACCCAAAGAATTACATCTCTGAAATGTGGGAAGGAGGAGAACAGTTGTGCTGCATACATATTCTGCTTGGTTTCTGCTTTTTATTGTCTGACGGCATTATTATAAGGGAAATGTGATTTTGGGTAGTAAGTATAACCAAAGCAGTTGAACGTTATCCCTTGAGTCAAATTTGTTCAAAAGCACATGGTGCAAATAGAGGTACACCGCTCCAGACTGGTTGACAGTGGTATAGCCAGTCCCTTGTTCCACACTGACACAGCTTAATGCTGAGCAAAGAATTCAGATAGGTAAGTTCCTTATGTGGTTTTTCCAAGAAATTGCTTGAAACTTGGTTTATGTAACCAAATTCAGTAACTCAGAGTCCTTCATTTGGAAAGAATGCCACTTGTTTTTTCTGCTTGAGAGAAAGGGGGTAAATTTGGCAAAGAATTCAAATTTCTTAAATGCAGAGAGAGATGTCTAAAAATTCATACTGTAGATTCAGTTGTAATCTTTTGGGAAAGGAGTTAAAGTTTCTTTGAATGTCCTTGCACTTTCAGAGTTTAGAACACTAGTGAATAATTGGAGGGTTTTTTAACTTGGGACATGATTGTGCTAAACTTTCAAGATCTTATTTCAATcctaaaataaaaacttttttttcttttaagggtgAAAGTTTGCACCAAGACAGATGGAACAGTTAATATTCATCCTAAATCGGTTAATGTGGAAGAAACAGAGTTCCATTATAACTGGCTTGTGTACCATTTGAAGATGAGAACTAGCAGTGTATGTGAAGGTTTATATttgtgtaatttatttttgtagctcTTTAATAACATTGGATCAAGGTTCAAAGGGGATGTGAACAGTGCCTTTGTTTGAAGCCTCCCTGTCTTGGGTTATTTCTTTTATGTGCCGTCAGATTATGTTCTTTGTGGTACTGGTGGTATTGTTCCACAAATAACTAATACACTAACTtctggttttttggttgtttggttttttgggtttttaatttttcttttttcaaaggttCTGGCAATGACAggtgtaattatttttttttattacttttctttgaTCCAGTGTAGTACTTTTGaatatgctgaaaaaaattttttttttcctctgattgtTATAGAGTAGTTGGTTTGATTTCACCTCTTTGTGTGAAGGAGTGTATTTGGAACCATTTTTGCTCCTGTTTATCTGATTTCATGTAACTTTTCCAACTGAGTTGCTTCAGATATGTCTTGCAAATTTATGAATGACTCCGAATAATGATCTTCTGGAATTCTGTTACGAGTTTCATTAAGGGTTACTGATGTCACTTAAGATGTTTTGAAGGGTGATTGGACAATTTTGTCGTCTTGCAGATTTACTTGTACGATTGTACAGAGGTGTCTCCATACTGTCTCTTGTTCTTCGGAGGAGATATATCCATTCAGAAGGATAAAGATCAGGATACCATCGCTGTGGATGAATGGATTGTTTTCCAGTCTCCGGCAAGAATAGCGCACTTAGTTAAGGTGACTATGTTTAATAATAATGTATATGGAAGACTTAGTGTAACACTGCTTCTTCTTAgagatttctgtattttacattacTGTGTACCTGCTGATTTATCGCTGTGGGGAGATAATAATGTTCTAAATGTATTCCCAGTAAGCAGTTCAAGTACACAAAGTAAACGAGATCTACTGAAGGCGTGTAGATGAATGCAAGTTAAAACGCAGTAGTAAAAATAACATTCTGAGCAGTCTGTATCGCATGGTAAGCGGGGCAGAAGTGAACAGTAGTGTGCTCCCTTGTGTTTGGCCTTAGGAGCAGGCAGtcagactttttgtttgtttgtttccagtgTAATAGTTTGACTAATGAGAGTGAGGCTGTGTGCCTACTGAGGCATCGGCAATATGGTGGTGATGTTCTTGTTCAGCTGGTGCAGCCTCTGCTGAAAAGTTCATGGGGATATTGAAAAACTGTAGAAGCTTCAGAGAAGAGTCATAGGGTGGATTTAAAGGATTTGTAAACGTGTCTTACAGTGAGAGATTTGAAGAGCTTAATAGCTGTGGTTTTCCATAGCAAAAGCTGTAGGATGACTTGATCAGTCCATGAAATGTCCACGTGGATACAGAAACATGAGGATGGGGCTCTTTAGCTAGCAGTAGTAAGTGCCGGTGGAAGGAGGAGCTGAATAGAGCTCTGTTTAATATTAGATCCTAGAAATCATACCTGACTCTTTTTTTaacccaaatatttttaatcCTGCAATAGTCAGCTAATGGATGTATAGGCTGTTAAAGGCCATCACATCCAGAGATGGTCATCTGCCATAAAAAGTAAAACTGCCAGTTTTTGAGAAGCAGCTTTTGATCCTGAAAATAGCAATGTTGAAATGAATTGACAGGAGAACAGCAGGTGTAAAGATTAGGAGAACAGAGGCCCTAAGGGCTTTGAACTTACTGTAGTAATGTTGTTGTGTGTAGCTCTAATTGcctgtctctcttcttttctcttccccccccccttcattccAACAAACTCTTTCTAGAATTTAAGACAAGAGCTTGATGATCTTCtacaagaaaaaatagaaaacccACATCCCGTGGACTGGAATGATATTAAATCCAGGGATACAGCAGTACTGACAGCTATTATAGACTTAATCACAACACAGGAGAATGAAACTGCCAAAAACTATGCTCCACGATTCCAGAGTGAACGCTATAGTTGACACACTTTCATCTGTATCGATAAAGCCAACATAttcacctttttgttttgttttttatagcATTTATTTAGctaaaggaaaaacttttttaggGTAAGCTGCTAATTCCCTCATACTGAAGAGCAGTTATTTCAAGATAGTTGGTAATATCTGTATATGCATGGTATTCTGTGTTCAGCGTAGCTTTTTAAGTAAGAGAAAATGCAATGCTAGCAATGTTAGTTGATGCATGGTTCTTGTCCtgctgtagctt
It contains:
- the DHX36 gene encoding ATP-dependent DNA/RNA helicase DHX36 encodes the protein MRRVAAVVGAGCRAAMSYEHRRDWGRGRGGDGGSSSASAGGHGGRGGGRGRHPSHLKGREIGLWYARKQGQKSKETDRQQRAVVRMDERREEQIVQLLNTVQTKNEKEQEAMSWWSGDEEGPTPEQPAKVKPDAEKAPVRQRPVLEKTFLDRDVEYLFEKNEQDTDLDEQLKEDLRKKKSDPRYIEMQRFREKLPSYGMRQELVNLINNNRVTVISGETGCGKTTQVTQFILDDYIERGKGSTCRIVCTQPRRISAISVAERVAAERAEACGNGKSTGYQIRLQSRLPRKQGSILYCTTGIVLQWLQSDKHLSSISHVVLDEIHERNLQSDVLMSIIKDLLNIRLDLKVILMSATLNAEKFSEYFDNCPMIHIPGFTFPVVEYLLEDVIEKLRYTPENTDRRPRWKKGFMQGHVSRPEKEEKEEIYRERWPDYLRQLRGRYSASTIDALEMMDDDKVDLDLIAALIRHIVLEEEDGAILVFLPGWDNISTLHDLLMSQVMFKSDRFIIIPLHSLMPTVNQTQVFKKTPPGVRKIVIATNIAETSITIDDVVFVIDGGKIKETHFDTQNNISTMAAEWVSKANAKQRKGRAGRVQPGHCYHLYNGLRASLLDDYQLPEILRTPLEELCLQIKILKLGGIAYFLSKLMDPPSRDAVMLAINHLMELNALDRQEELTPLGVHLARLPVEPHIGKMILFGALFCCLDPVLTIAASLSFKDPFVIPLGKEKVADARRKELSKNTKSDHLTVVNAFTGWEETRRRGFRTEKDYCWEYFLSSNTLQMLHNMKGQFAEHLLAAGFVNSRDPKDPKSNINSDNEKLLKAVICAGLYPKVAKIRPSFSKKRKMVKVCTKTDGTVNIHPKSVNVEETEFHYNWLVYHLKMRTSSIYLYDCTEVSPYCLLFFGGDISIQKDKDQDTIAVDEWIVFQSPARIAHLVKNLRQELDDLLQEKIENPHPVDWNDIKSRDTAVLTAIIDLITTQENETAKNYAPRFQSERYS